A genomic window from Bacillus rossius redtenbacheri isolate Brsri chromosome 7, Brsri_v3, whole genome shotgun sequence includes:
- the LOC134533707 gene encoding coiled-coil domain-containing protein 86 isoform X1, whose amino-acid sequence MPQICDTTETNTEGEMEIVRYEDFVKDTAEPNKNVGSDVDEGEDENSDEDNKVKMNIVKGRRKSGKFWKDDRKKASSMVKTRGLKLSLEKKRKLREELKRAKEISRQLEQRRKQEKEDHRKRREENLRRREENQKKSELVQVIKNSAKIKRMKKKQLRRIEKRDTSNIQKK is encoded by the exons ATGCCACAGATTTGTGATACAACTGAAACTAACACG gaaGGAGAAATGGAGATTGTGCGGTATGAAGACTTTGTGAAAGACACGGCGGAACCAAACAAAAATGTGGGCAGTGATGTTGATGAAGGAGAGGATGAGAACAGTGATGAAGACAATAAAGTGAAAATGAACATTGTGAAAGGCCGCAGAAAGTCTGGGAAGTTCTGGAAAGACGACAGGAAGAAGGCATCTTCGATGGTGAAGACGAGAGGACTGAAGTTGTCCCTGGAAAAGAAAAGGAAATTGCGTGAGGAGTTGAAGCGGGCGAAGGAAATATCGCGACAGTTGGAACAGCGTCGCAAGCAGGAGAAGGAGGATCACAGGAAGCGGCGTGAGGAGAATTTGAGGCGGAGGGAAGAGAACCAGAAGAAATCGGAGTTGGTACAGGTCATCAAGAACTCTGCTAAGATTAAGAGGATGAAGAAGAAACAGCTACGCCGTATTGAAAAGAGGGACACTTCAAACATACAAAAGAAATGA
- the LOC134533707 gene encoding coiled-coil domain-containing protein 86 isoform X2, with protein sequence MEIVRYEDFVKDTAEPNKNVGSDVDEGEDENSDEDNKVKMNIVKGRRKSGKFWKDDRKKASSMVKTRGLKLSLEKKRKLREELKRAKEISRQLEQRRKQEKEDHRKRREENLRRREENQKKSELVQVIKNSAKIKRMKKKQLRRIEKRDTSNIQKK encoded by the coding sequence ATGGAGATTGTGCGGTATGAAGACTTTGTGAAAGACACGGCGGAACCAAACAAAAATGTGGGCAGTGATGTTGATGAAGGAGAGGATGAGAACAGTGATGAAGACAATAAAGTGAAAATGAACATTGTGAAAGGCCGCAGAAAGTCTGGGAAGTTCTGGAAAGACGACAGGAAGAAGGCATCTTCGATGGTGAAGACGAGAGGACTGAAGTTGTCCCTGGAAAAGAAAAGGAAATTGCGTGAGGAGTTGAAGCGGGCGAAGGAAATATCGCGACAGTTGGAACAGCGTCGCAAGCAGGAGAAGGAGGATCACAGGAAGCGGCGTGAGGAGAATTTGAGGCGGAGGGAAGAGAACCAGAAGAAATCGGAGTTGGTACAGGTCATCAAGAACTCTGCTAAGATTAAGAGGATGAAGAAGAAACAGCTACGCCGTATTGAAAAGAGGGACACTTCAAACATACAAAAGAAATGA